The sequence GGGGGCGGATTAAAAAATCAAAATCCAGAAATCTGTTGGAACGGCTAAGAGATTTCGAACAAGACGTTCTCAGGTTTATGGATAATGAACTTGTTTCGTTTACGAATAATTTGGGCGAAAATGATATTCGGATGACAAAAGTTCAGCAAAAGATATCGGGATGTTTTCGTAAAATTTAAGCAGGAACAATCAGGTTAGGATTTATTGCACAAAATTACAAATTTGATAGGGCGGAGGAAAAAATGAAGAAGACAAACAACTACTTATGTGTGATGTTGGCGTTTTGGGTCATAAGCTGCATTTTATTTTCCGGTTCTGCGTTTGCTGCTGAGGGGTTACCCGGTAAAACACTGATCGATCGGGCCAATGAACTGGCCCATAATGCCGCGCTCGCAACTGCCGAGATACAGTCCGTGATTGATCGGTCAGTGGCGCTGAGCAAGAGTGCCACTGACGCCGGGCAGGCCCAAGTGGCCGAGAAAGCAGAGGAGATAGGTCAAAGGGCTGCTGAGCAATTAAAAGTTGCAAGAGGCGTATGGCAGAGGGCTGAAGAGGCAGCGCCACAGGTTGAAAGATTTGTCGCAATCGGTGACACCGCTAGTGCACAGGCGGTTCTTGAACAGCAGAAAACAGCTGTCGATGAAATCCAATCGGTTTCCAGGGCTTTGGTATCGGAGATAACAGCCTTGGTGCTGGCAACAACCATGGCAACAACCATGACGACAACCACGACGACAACCACGACGACAACCACGACGACAACCACGACGACAACCGTGTATGGGGGTTAAAGAATAGCAATTGAAGCGGGCGGAAGCAAAATGGCATCAAGATTGCTCCGCCCGCTTTTTTTATGTTGATTTTTTTCTCATTTAATTAAAACTTTTCCTGTTACAAAAAAACTTTCGGGCTTGATCATAACTGCGGCCATATTCTCTTACGTGTAGTTTCGAAGTCCCGCCCGTTGCCGGCATCCCCCGGATCGTGCTGGAGAAGCCGGCAAGGGGCGGGACGGACCCCGTGACATTGTGGCCGCAGTTATGATCAAGCCCGAATAATTCACTACGGCATTTATCCTTCGGTTCCGTATTGGTCCATGAAATCAGGGATACTCATGCCTTTTTGAAATTGAATTTTATTTTTAGTCATAATGTGGTTTTTCCAATTCCTCTGCAATGAAAATCTCGAAATATAGCTGAGGTGGTTTACAAATATGTTTCTATATCATCCGGTTACAATCTCAGGCATCAAGCATGCTTGCTAATGATGGCTGAGAAAGAGTGGTAATCAAAAATCCGATTGACTTTTCTGCCCATTCCGCTTTTAATGTCCGCCAGTATCTGCGGTGTCGTATAAAGTCCATGTGCGTTGGGCTTCATTCGACGAAATACCAGGCGCCTCGGATTTGAATTTTTTATTTTGTCATCCCGGATTTGGCTTTTTATGAGTTCATCCGTGTGGGTTTGATCATAACTGTTTGAGAAATCCCTTTATTATTTGTGAATCTGGAGGATTCTTTAATGAAAAAAAATATTCATAATCGTATAATTTGTGCTGGAATCGTGATGCTGATGACCTTTTTTCTGCTTCTGAGCGGATGTGCGGTGTTCAAGGGGAAAAAGTCCAGTTCTTCTACCTCGGTTACGTCAACACCGGTTAAAAGTGAAAAAGCCCCCCACTATAAGGATTTTCCGGACATCCTCATCCCGGGGGAGATGAAAGTGGATAAAAAAAATTCGTTTGTTTATAAAACCCCGGTTTTTTCCTCCGGTGTGCTTTCAGTCAAAGGCCGGGTGGAAGCCAGTTCGTTGATCCGGTTTTTCGAAAATAATATGGAAAAGGATAACTGGTCACTGATCAGCGTGTTTGTATCCCCCCAGTCTATCATGCTGTACCAGAAGGAAAACCGCTGGTGTGTCATAAATATTTCGGAAAAAGAATTTTACACCTACGCCGAAATCTGGGTGGCACCGACGGTGATGTCCGTCGATTCCGGACTTCTGAAATAACAGAAAAACAGGACTGAGGACTGAGGACTGAGGACTGGGTGATCAGAGTGTGTAGGTGCGGCCCCCTGTGTCCGCCCGAAATCGGATGGATTAAGCTGTAAGCAGCTGAAAGACAACCGGTTTTTTAACTTGAACCCTGTGCCCATAAATCAAATCGTTTTCCCGACAACCATTAACTATTAATTATGAGTAACATGTTCAAAAATAAGCAGATAGTTCTGGGAGTATGCGGAGGGATTGCCGTATACAAGGGCGTTGAATTATTACGGTTGCTGAAAAAGCACGGAGCCGATGTCCGGGTTATCATGACGCAGAACGCGCAGCAGTTTGTTTGTCCGATGACATTTGAGGTTCTGTCTGAACAGCCGGTATGGGCTACCCTGTTCGGAAGCCGGCCGGATCCTTCCATCCGCCATATATCCTGGGCCGAAGAGGCAGATGCCGTAATCATTGCGCCGGCAACCGCCAATATTATCGGAAAACTGGCAGCCGGGATAGCCGATGATGCGCTGAGCACGTTTCTGCTTGCCGTGACCGCACCGGTGATCATCTGTCCGGCCATGAACACGCACATGTATCAAAGCCGTCAGGTTCAGAGAAATCTTGAAACACTGAGGGCTGACGGCTATCATATTATTGAGCCGGCATCCGGAAAACTGGCCTGCGGCACGACCGGACCGGGCCGACTGCCGGAGCCGGAAGCGCTTCTTGACCGGGCCAGGGCCTGTCTGACGCCCAAAGACCTGGCCGGCAAACGGGTGCTGGTAACCGCCGGGCCGACCCGGGAGCCGATCGATCCTGTCCGGTTTGTCAGTAACCCGTCTTCGGGCAAAATGGGATTTGCGGTGGCCAGGGCCGCCGAATACCGGGGGGCAGATGTCACCCTGGTTACAGGCCCTGTGACCTTGACTGATCCGGAAAATGTATCGGTTATTCGTATTTCAACGGCCCGGCAGATGGCCGATGCGGTGTTTGAACATATGGATTCGGTCGATATCGTCATCAAGACAGCAGCTGTGTCCGACTACCGGCCCGTCGATCCGGCGGCGCATAAGATTAAAAAGCAGCAGAGTGAAATGGTTTTGAATCTGACCCAGAATCCGGATATCCTGAAAGAGCTGGGGCGCAGAAAAACGCACCAGATTCTGGTCGGATTTGCCGCAGAGACTCAGGACCTGTCAGAAAATGCCGGCAAAAAACTGGCTGCCAAAAATCTGGATATTATTGTCGGTAATTTGATCGGTCAACCGGCGTCCGGATTTGAGACCGATACCAACAAAGTGACCCTGTTTTTTAAAGATGGCACCGTACTGCCGCTTCCGGCGATGGAAAAGGATGAGGTGGCCAACGTGCTGCTGGATCATGTAAAAGGGCTGAGGAATGAGTGATGAGGACTGAGTCAAGAAATTTCCCCGGGATCGTGCAGCGTAAAGAAAAGAAAAATCCGTGTAAATCCGCGGCAACATATTTAACCACGGAACACACGAAAAAAATAAAAAGTTTTGTACCGGCGTAACGAGAGTCGTTAGCCCTTAACCCTTAACCCTTTTTTAATCCATATGTCCAATTCCCTGAAAAATGTAGTTGCTGTCATCGATGAGGTTAAAGATTTCCTCGGGTATGTGTCCGATACCGGAATCCGCGGGTTTGACTGCAGCCCTGACAGCCTCGAGATCATCGACAGATGGAGAAAACCGGAATCGGTTGGAATCGAAACCCTGGAGGACATCCGTCATGCGCTGGGCGACTGCCGGCGGTGCAGGCTCTGCGGGAATCGACGGCATATCGTGTTCGGGGAGGGCAACCCGCATGCCCGGCTGGCTTTTGTCGGTGAAGCGCCGGATCAGGATGAAGACGCTCAAGGGGCACCGTTTTCCGGTGCTGCCGGCCAGCTGCTGACCAAAATCATCCAGGCGATCAAGCTGAGCCGTGATCAGGTGTATATCTGTAATATCATCAAATGCCGCCCACCGGAAGATCGAGATCCCGAACCTGAAGAAATCGGCGCCTGCCTTCCGTTTTTTCAGCGTCAAATTGATGCGATTCAGCCTGAATTCATCTGCGCATTGGGGCCATTGGCTGCTCAGACCCTTCTGGCTGCCACCGAGCCTGTTTCAAATCTCAGAGGCCGTTTTTATGATTATCGGGGAATACAGGTATTGCCGACATATCATCCGTTATATCTTCTTCGAAACCCGGACAAAAAACGGGACGTGTGGGAAGATATGAAGATGCTGATGGAAAAAATGGGAATTGAAAGGGACTGATCAACCGATTCCCCGTTCCTGTTTTTTCATTGACAGGACAGAGAAAAGCGGTATATCTAAAACACTTTTAACGGGGTAATTTCAGTTGGCGGCCAACACAAATGTGCGGGGGCTATAAGGGCCTTGGCAGGAATAAATTGTGCCGGAATTGAGCGGGATTTTTGATGCTTGCAAGCCCGCTTCCCCTGATCCGTATTCATTTGTATCTGCGCCTGGGTACAATGTTGAAGATGGTTGAAAAGACAAACAGGACGGAGAAATTTATTCTTGCCGGGGTGCTGTGCCTCCGCTTGGATTTTTACGGAAATTGAAAGGAGATTCGTCAGATATGGCAAAGACAAAGATCGATAAAGAAAAACCGCTGGAAAAAATGACTGCGAAGGAACTCCGGGAACTTGCTATACAACTGCCTGAAATTACGGGTGTTCATGGTTTGAATAAAGCCGAGCTGATCAGTGAAATCAAAAAGGCGAGAGGCATTCCGGAAGATGCCGGCAAAAAGTCGAATGATTCGAATCGGGAAACCAAGGATAAGATCAGAGACCTGCGGGTCAGGCTGGAAGCGTACTTGAAAGCAGACGATAGCCGAATGGCGGGTATTTTCAAAAAACGTATCAATCAGCTCAAGAAAAAGACCCGAAGAGAGGCATGAGTAAGCTCCCGGGGGGTCAGATCATCAATTGCAATTCATAAATTTCAGCCGGCTTACGGCCGATGTGGCATGAACCATCAGAGAGAAACCGTGATTGATCCAGCATCTGTGGCATTTGATATTGATGGCGTGTTTGCCGATACCATGAGGCTGTTTCTGGATATTGCCCGTCAGGACTATCATATCGATCATATCCGATATGAGGATATTACGTCTTACCACCTTGAGCAATGCCTTCAAATGGACCCGAGCGTTATCAATGCCATTGTCAGACAGATTCTGGATGGGACGTATTCGGTAGCCTTGCGGCCCATTTCCGGTGCGCCGGAAGTGATGACCCGGTTGGCCAGGCGACACAGCCCGGTTCTTTTTGTCACGGCACGCCCCTATCCGGGACCGATTTGTGATTGGCTGCAGCAGGTTCTGCCACTTGAATCCGTATCGGTAGATGTCATCACGACCGGCTCGTTCGAGGCAAAGCCACAGGTGCTGGTCAGCAGAAATATCACCTGTTTTGTCGAAGACAGGCTTGAAACCTGTTTTGCGGTAAAAGAAGCCGGGGTGACACCCGTACTGTTCAAACAGCCGTGGAACAGGGAAAGCCATCCGTTTGCAGAGGTGAGCGACTGGTGCGAGCTTGAATCACTGATTGAATATTAATGCATTCACCTCTATTTCACCAACTGATTCAATCCTTTATTGAATCCCTTTCTTCAGAAAAAGGGTATTCAGCACATACCTGTCGTGCGTATCGCCGTGATATCGAGGATTTTGTATCGTTCATATCAACGGGCACAGGAGCGGTGGAGAAAAACACCACCGGCGCTGAACATCCGGATTCATTTCATTCTGATCAGCCGGACCCGTACGAATCTCCGTTGAGGGTGGAACAGGTTGATGCGTTAACGATCAGGGGATATCTGGGATTTCTTTATAAAAAAAATAAAAAGGTCACCATCGCACGCAAGCTGTCGGCCCTGCGTTCTTTCTTTAAATATCTTGTGAAAGTCGGTATACTGACAGAAAATCCTGCGGATATGATACTGACCCCCAAACTGGGCAAATTTATTCCGGTATATCTGACGGTTGATGACATGTTCCGTCTGCTGGATTCCATCCGCACCGATACCTTGCAGGGTCTTAGAAACCGGGCGATGTTTGAAATAATGTATTCATGCGGCATACGCGTTTCAGAACTGGCCGGGATGAATGTGGGGGGGGTTGATTTTCAGCAGCTTGTCGTCCGTGTTCTCGGCAAAGGAAACAAGGAGCGGGTCGTACCGGTCGGTCATAAAGCAATCGAAGCGGTTAAGGCATACCGGAACCGGCTGATGATGGACAGGGGGGTCGGTATGGATTCGGATGCACCGCTGTTTTTGAAT is a genomic window of Desulfobacterales bacterium containing:
- a CDS encoding Rho termination factor N-terminal domain-containing protein, whose product is MAKTKIDKEKPLEKMTAKELRELAIQLPEITGVHGLNKAELISEIKKARGIPEDAGKKSNDSNRETKDKIRDLRVRLEAYLKADDSRMAGIFKKRINQLKKKTRREA
- the coaBC gene encoding bifunctional phosphopantothenoylcysteine decarboxylase/phosphopantothenate--cysteine ligase CoaBC, which produces MFKNKQIVLGVCGGIAVYKGVELLRLLKKHGADVRVIMTQNAQQFVCPMTFEVLSEQPVWATLFGSRPDPSIRHISWAEEADAVIIAPATANIIGKLAAGIADDALSTFLLAVTAPVIICPAMNTHMYQSRQVQRNLETLRADGYHIIEPASGKLACGTTGPGRLPEPEALLDRARACLTPKDLAGKRVLVTAGPTREPIDPVRFVSNPSSGKMGFAVARAAEYRGADVTLVTGPVTLTDPENVSVIRISTARQMADAVFEHMDSVDIVIKTAAVSDYRPVDPAAHKIKKQQSEMVLNLTQNPDILKELGRRKTHQILVGFAAETQDLSENAGKKLAAKNLDIIVGNLIGQPASGFETDTNKVTLFFKDGTVLPLPAMEKDEVANVLLDHVKGLRNE
- a CDS encoding haloacid dehalogenase yields the protein MNHQRETVIDPASVAFDIDGVFADTMRLFLDIARQDYHIDHIRYEDITSYHLEQCLQMDPSVINAIVRQILDGTYSVALRPISGAPEVMTRLARRHSPVLFVTARPYPGPICDWLQQVLPLESVSVDVITTGSFEAKPQVLVSRNITCFVEDRLETCFAVKEAGVTPVLFKQPWNRESHPFAEVSDWCELESLIEY
- a CDS encoding tyrosine recombinase XerC; translation: MHSPLFHQLIQSFIESLSSEKGYSAHTCRAYRRDIEDFVSFISTGTGAVEKNTTGAEHPDSFHSDQPDPYESPLRVEQVDALTIRGYLGFLYKKNKKVTIARKLSALRSFFKYLVKVGILTENPADMILTPKLGKFIPVYLTVDDMFRLLDSIRTDTLQGLRNRAMFEIMYSCGIRVSELAGMNVGGVDFQQLVVRVLGKGNKERVVPVGHKAIEAVKAYRNRLMMDRGVGMDSDAPLFLNKYDSRLTTRSIARILDQVAMRCGLSTPVSPHAFRHSFATHMLDGGADLRGLQELLGHQSLSTTQRYTHVSIDQLMQIYDTAHPRR
- a CDS encoding uracil-DNA glycosylase, whose product is MSNSLKNVVAVIDEVKDFLGYVSDTGIRGFDCSPDSLEIIDRWRKPESVGIETLEDIRHALGDCRRCRLCGNRRHIVFGEGNPHARLAFVGEAPDQDEDAQGAPFSGAAGQLLTKIIQAIKLSRDQVYICNIIKCRPPEDRDPEPEEIGACLPFFQRQIDAIQPEFICALGPLAAQTLLAATEPVSNLRGRFYDYRGIQVLPTYHPLYLLRNPDKKRDVWEDMKMLMEKMGIERD